A window of Canis lupus baileyi chromosome 3, mCanLup2.hap1, whole genome shotgun sequence genomic DNA:
GGAGCTGCAGCAGCAAGCTGCCCTGATCCAGTCTCAGTTGTTTAACCCCACCCTGCTTCCTCACTTCCCCATGACCACAGAGACCCTGCTGCaactgcagcagcagcagcatctcctcttccctttctacATCCCCAGCGCAGAGTTCCAGCTCAACCCTGAGGTGAGCTTGCCAGTGACCAGCGGGGCACTGACACTGACGGGGACAGGCCCGGGCCTGTTGGATGACCTGAAGGCTCAGGTCCAGATCCCACCACAGAGCCACCAGCAGattctgcagcagcagcagcagcaaagccAGCTCTCTCTGGCCCAGAGTCATTCTGCCCTTCTCCAGCCAAGCCAGCACTccgaaaagaaaaacaaattgatcatcaaagaaaaagaaaaagaaagccagagagagaaggacagtgCCGAGGTGGGAGAGGGCAACCTAGGACCCAAGGAATCGCTGCCAGATGCCTTGAAGGcgaaagagaagaaagatttgGCACCAGCAGGTAGTTCTGAGCCTTCCATGCTCCCTCCACGCATCGCCTCAGATGCGAGAGGGAATGCCACCAAGGCCCTGCTGGAGAACTTTGGCTTTGAGCTGGTCATTCAGTACAACGAGAACAAGCAGAAGGTGCAGAAGAAGAATGGGAAGACTGAGCAGGGAGAGAATCTGGAAAAGCTTGAGTGTGACTCCTGTGGCAAGCTGTTTTctaacatcttgattttaaaGAGTCATCAAGAGCACGTTCATCAAAACTACTTTCCCTTTAAACAGCTGGAGAGATTTGCTAAACAGTACCGAGAGCACTACGATAAACTGTACCCCCTAAGGCCCCAGACTCCAGAGCCACCGccaccacctcccccaccacctcctccaccccctcttcCTGCAGCACCACCTCAGCAAGCTTCCACGCCAGCCATCCCTGCATCAGCCCCACCCATCACTTCACCCACGATTGCACCGACCCAGCCATCCGTGCCACTCACCCAACTCTCAATGCCCATGGAGCTGCCCATCTTCTCACCGCTGATGATGCAGACGATGCCACTGCAGACCTTGCCGGCTCAGCTGCCCCCTCAACTTGGACCTGTGGAGCCTCTGCCTGCAGATCTAGCCCAGCTGTACCAGCATCAGCTCAATCCAAGCCTCCTCCAACAGCAAAACAAGAGGCCTCGCACTAGGATCACGGATGACCAGCTCCGGGTCCTGCGGCAGTATTTTGACATTAACAACTCCCCCAGTGAAGAGCAGATCAAAGAAATGGCAGACAAGTCTGGGTTGCCCCAGAAAGTGATCAAGCACTGGTTCAGAAACACCCTCTTCAAAGAGCGGCAGCGTAACAAGGATTCCCCTTACAACTTTAGCAATCCTCCTATCACCAGCCTGGAGGAGCTCAAGATCGACTCTCGGCCCCCTTCGCCAGAACCTCAGAAGCAGGAGTACTGGGGAAGCAAGAGGTCTTCAAGAACAAGGTTTACTGACTACCAGCTGAGGGTCCTGCAGGACTTCTTTGATGCCAATGCTTACCCAAAGGATGATGAATTTGAGCAACTGTCTAATTTACTGAACCTTCCAACCCGAGTCATAGTGGTATGGTTTCAAAATGCCCGACAGAAGGCCAGGAAAAATTATGAGAATCAGGGGGAGGGCAAAGATGGAGAGCGGCGTGAGCTTACAAATGATAGGTATATTCGAACAAGCAACTTGAACTACCAGTGCAAAAAATGTAGCCTGGTGTTTCAGCGCATCTTTGATCTCATCAAGCATCAGAAGAAGCTGTGTTAcaaggatgaggatgaggaggggCAGGATGACAGCCAAAATGAGGATTCCATGGATGCCATGGAAATCCTGACACCTACCAGCTCCTCCTGCAGCACCCCAATGCCCTCACAGGCTTACAGTGCCCCAGCACCATCAGCCAACACAGCTTCTTCTGCTTTCTTACAGCTCACGGCAGAGGCTGATGAACTGGCCACTTTTAGTTCAAAAACAGAGGCGAGTGATGAGAAACCAAAGCAGTCTGAACCTCCCAGTGCACAGCCAAACCAAACCCAAGAAAAGCAAGGACAACCAAAGGCAGAGCTGCAGCAGCAAGACCAACCCGAGCAGAAGACCAGCGCAGCCCAGCAAAAGCTCCCACAGCTCACTTCCCCCACTTCGTTACCACAGCCTCCTCCACAAGCACCCCCACCTCAGTGCCCCTTACCCCAATCGAGCCCCAGTCCTTCTCAGctctcccacctgcccctcaaGCCCCTCCACACGTCGACTCCTCAACAGTTGGCAAACCTACCTCCTCAGCTAATCCCCTACCAGTGCGACCAATGTAAGTTGGCCTTTCCATCGTTTGAGCACTGGCAGGAGCATCAGCAGCTTCATTTCCTGAGTGCACAGAACCAGTTCATCCACCCCCAGTTTTTGGACAGGTCACTGGATATGCCTTTCATGCTGTTTGACCCTAGTAATCCACTCCTGGCGAGCCAGCTGCTCTCTGGGGCCATACCTCAGATTCCAGCCAGCTCGGCCACTTCTCCTTCAACTCCAACCTCCACGATGAACACTCTGAAGAGGAAGCTGGAGGAAAAGGCCAGTGCGAGCCCTGGAGAAAATGACAGTGGAACAGGAGGAGAAGAACCCCAGAGAGACAAACGTTTGAGGACAACTATTACGCCAGAACAGCTAGAAATTCTGTACCAAAAGTATCTGTTAGACTCCAATCCAACTCGAAAGATGTTGGATCACATTGCGCACGAGGTGGGCTTGAAGAAACGTGTGGTACAAGTCTGGTTTCAAAATACCCGAGCCCGGGAACGGAAAGGACAGTTCCGGGCTGtgggcccagcccaggcccatAGAAGATGCCCATTTTGCAGAGCACTCTTCAAAGCCAAGACTGCCCTCGAGGCTCATATCCGGTCCCGTCATTGGCACGAAGCCAAGAGAGCTGGCTACAACCTAACTCTGTCTGCAATGCTTTTAGACTGTGATGGGGGACTCCAgatgaaaggagatatttttgATGGAGCCAGCTTTTCCCACCTGCCCCCAAGCAGTAATGATGCCCAAGGTGTTCCCCTCTCACCTGTGAGTAAAACCATGGAGTTGTCTCCCAGAACTCTTCTTAGTCCTTCTTCCATCAAGGTGGAAGGGATTGAAGACTTTGAAAGCCCCTCCATGTCCTCAGTTAATCTTAACTTTGACCAAACCAAGCTGGACAATGACGACTGTTCCTCTGTCAACACAGCAATCACTGATACCACTACTGGAGATGAGGGCAATGCAGATAATGACAGTGCGACGGGAATAGCAACTGAAACCAAATCCTCTTCTGCACCCAATGAAGGGCTGACCAAAGCAGCTATGATGGCAATGTCTGAGTATGAAGATCGGTTGTCATCTGGTCTGGTCAGCCCAGCCCCAAGCTTTTACAGCAAGGAATATGACAATGAAGGTACAGTGGACTACAGTGAAACCTCAAGCCTTGCAGACCCCTGCTCCCCGAGTCCTGGTGCAAGTGGGTCAGCAGGCAAATCTGGAGACAGTGGGGATCGGCCAGGGCAGAAACGTTTTCGCACTCAAATGACCAATCTGCAGCTGAAAGTCCTAAAGTCATGCTTTAATGACTACAGGACACCCACCATGCTAGAGTGTGAGGTCCTGGGCAATGATATTGGACTGCCAAAGAGAGTTGTTCAGGTCTGGTTCCAGAATGCCCGGGCAAAAGAGAAGAAGTCCAAGTTAAGCATGGCCAAGCATTTTGGTATAAACCAAACAAGTTACGAGGGACCGAAAACAGAGTGCACTTTGTGTGGCATCAAGTACAGCGCTCGGCTGTCTGTACGTGACCATATCTTTTCCCAACAGCATATCTCCAAAGTTAAAGACACCATTGGAAGCCAGTTGGACAAGGAGAAAGAATACTTTGACCCAGCCACTGTACGTCAGTTGATGGCTCAACAAGAGTTGGACCGGATTAAAAAGGCCAATGAGGTCCTTGGACTGGCAGCTCAGCAGCAAGGGATGTTTGACAATGCCCCTCTTCAGGCTCTTAACCTTCCTACAGCATACCCGGCGCTCCAGGGCATTCCACCTGTGTTGCTCCCCGGCCTCAACAGCCCCTCCTTGCCAGGCTTTACTCCATCCAACACAGGTGGgttttgttccaggtgattcTTAAAGCATTTAAATTGCTGCCCCATTAGCATTCTGTTCTCTGGCTACCACCCAAACCCTTTGAATGTTGGACAGATAGGAAGAAGCTTCCCTTTCAGGTTTTCTAACAGCAACAGAACTTCTGGTCCCTTTCATCGAGTCTCCCTAGTGCTGTGGTGTATATGGTTCTAGGACTTCCCAGTCTCAGGGATGGGATCCTCTGGTTGGAACAGTCTGCTCTGAAATTATTCTCTTGCCCGATGTTCAGTAACAACCAGGGTGTATGCTACAGGGAAGAACTTGAGGGTCCTGGCGTCCTAAATCCTGGGGTGTTTTCAAGAACGCGGTTTCTAGCAGAGACCCTTTCAGTCAGTCTTTGTGAAACTGCCAATCCCCTCtagatatttgttgaaaatagAAGGCATTTGAATATCCTAGCTAATTCTGGATTGTGCTCTATGGAAACTGGTTTAAGAGAACTTAAATCAAGTCCTTGTCCTTACCTGTGGTCCCTGCCCCTGTTTTTAGAGAGCTGTGCTGCCAGAACTGCTGTCACAAAGAAGCTCTCATAGATGGATCCTGACTCCTGGCCTTCTTCCCTAGCCAGAACAACAGTGTTTACAGTAGTTCTTAATGAGACTTTGTACTCGAATGCACTGACTAGGAATCTCGTATTGGGCAATATGGTTCTGAGTCTTCAGACAGACAAAAAACATTAATGCTCATTTTTAGGATCTTCAGTCACCCCTTCATTTCCTTTTGCCCATCTCTTTCTTGCTCCCCCCAGCTCCCTAATTCAGTCATATACTTGgtactcttatttttctattattaatagGGAGTTTGATAGTTCTTCCTGTGTCCTCTTGTTCCTCCTTCTCTGCCGTCACCCCTCTTCTCTGGAGCCAGCTGTCTTTCCTAAActggacctccaggatcctgtgaaACTTAGGCGGAAGTTAGGAAGtcatgcccctcccccatcccactcAGGGCCTGCATTGACCACTGTACTTTAACCAAACAAGAGCCTTTCAAGTGCCTCCTTGCCTTCAGAATGTGTCCCCATTCTCAGGGGTTGAAGTGGTAAAAAGGTTAAGATGTGTAAGTCATTGCTTACCATTGTTGGCAAGTAAGGTCACAGAATTCTGCTAAAGCCAACAAGACATAAGGCAAGAATCAAGCTATGGAACGTGTCTAGGCACTGAATTGCCTTTGCAACCCAGGACCTTGGCAGAAGGGCTTGGTTTCgtaataatgtgaaaaaaaaattagaattagaatGTCTGATCTATTccccttgttttacagatgagaaaactgagggccagagaggTCAAGACCATTCAGCAAGCTAGGGTAGGAGCCAGAGCTCCCACCCAGGCCTCCAGGCTCCCAGTGCTATGTGCTCCTTCCACAACACCCAATATGAGCCAGTCAGTCAACAGGTATATGTTTAGTGCTACTCAGGTTCTGACCACTAACAGTGGACTCAAGATAGAAAGGTGTGCTCTTAATTACTAGAGGCAGCCAGGTGTGCCCCAGTTACTACCACCTGACTGTACCACAGCTCGCAGGAGCGCTGGATCTGGAATGGGGAAAGGAACTTGTATTTAATATGTCAAGTCCAATGGTAAGCTCTTTCCATATGACCTTCCATTTAGTCCCTACAACCATATATTATGGGAAGTTGAGGTTCCATGCAGTCAGTGGGTGGGCATAGGGCCAAACAGCAGCTGTGTGTCAGACACAATCCTTACAGCATCAGTCTGACTCCAGAGGCACATGTCAGGCATCGGGGATGAGATGCCTTATTAGTGATAatcttgcagatgagaaaactgaggccacgGAATTATTTTGCGAATATATTGAGCTACTACTACATCATATATGGCTAATACAGAAGTTGGTAAATATAGCAAGGGTTCTGTAAATAATTCTTaaccattcctttctcttctattcaaGATACAGAAGTCAGTTTAAGGCCTTCTGACCTGGATTTTTCTCCTGAAAGCCTGATGCCACAGAGATGGAGAAATCTCTAGATGTTTTCTCCTTGCCTCACTGATCTTTTGGCTCTGTCTGGCTCCAACCTATAATATGGAGCAGGCCTGTTGCCTAGAagtacatagagagagagagccatgtCCTAAGTTGTTGAATTCATAATCCATTCGCTCTCCATCTTGTACGTGCCAGTTTAACCAGTGAACCTTTACTGGCTTTTTCTGAGTCACATACTTCTTTGTGGTTTCAGTTCCGTCTGTGCATTGAGGAAACTGGATGACTTCATTTCAGTAGCCCTTTTCTGCTGTTTTGAAAGAGTAAATTAATGCTGCTCTGTGAAGCCAAGGGAGGCATCCCCCTTCGCTTTCCAAACATTAACGGCTATTTTTCTGGGATTGGCAGCTTGAGGCAACCTTGTCCTCGTCATCTGAAGTTTGAGGGGTTTTAAATGTTGCACCAGTGTGAAGTCAGCATTGTTTTCACGCATATCTAGGCTTCTGTGTGTTTTCTCATAAGGACAGTGTCATGTTATAGAACACACCCCCACAACCCCAGTTTTTGGCAGAAGGTGGTCCAGATGAAATAGGAGCTgtggaattttattattttacattttgatgccCTCCAAAGAAGGGATGAATACGGTCTAGTTTCTTAAGTGTGGTGAATGTAATGTTCTGAGGTCCACTGCCTGTGAATTCTTCCCAGCATCTCCTGATTCAGCACATCTGGTCTCCCTGCCCCACATTGCtgtcctccaccaccaccaccaccaccttgctagtctttttgttttgttttgttttttaaagatttatctatttattcatgagagatacacagagagaggcagagacacagggagagggagaagcaggctctgtgcagggagcccaatgtgggactccatcctggatcccaggatcacgccctgagctgaaggcaaatgctcaattgctgagccaccccaggcatccccaccttGCTAGTCTTGATGCACCTATAGCAATGCTGTCTTCCATACCTGGCACAAAACACTCAGAGTAGGAGAGAAATATGAGTGAGGATGGATATTAAGCTCTGGGCTGAGTGAAGGCTTTATAAGCAGAGTGTGACTGCAGATGGGTATCTACCCCATGCGGGCCTGGTGACTTGGTCAAAAACCTTTACTACCTATAAGTATGAGTAGGTCGTGATGTCTTAGGAAGCACTGGTGCCAACACACTGGGCTGTTCCCATTTCTGATActgcttttctcctcttcttgggGGTGGTTTCTCAAGCATCTGTATGTCATTCCAATGGGTAGGAAGAGCGAATGCTCATTTCTCCAGTAAACTTTAGATTCATATGCCTACACGGTTACATTTTTCAACAGATTTGTTAAAGTGCAGATTAGGTGAGCCTAGGTAATGGGGACAGTTTTCCCTGAATAGATcgtttttatttcttcccattgttcatcctcctctctgccctcttAACACATCCATTCAACTATAGCAGTGGAGACCAGAGAGGCACATGTGTTTGTTCACGTGGTCTTGGGGCTTGGTCAGGtttcttgcttttgttcttttctccagTTACCTCTGTCCTCTACAACTTCTTCTGGTGGGGCCTCTTAGCTATACTGTTTCTGTGGAGCTTTGATGAAGGACATTGGTTCAAATGTCCCAGCTGTAAACACCTAGTTTGGGGAACTGGGCAAAGAACATATGAATTAGTGGGTGTGGCATGTGTGGCAGGAAGGTGTTAGAAGTTGTTTAACTGAAAGGGGAACTAGGGGAGCTGACCCAGGATTGGGCCCTGATCATAGAGTATAAGGCTATCCTCCCCTGAGCCTGGTGAGACCCCTCTACTGAAAATGGTGGTTTGGAGAGGATCTTTCAACTTTAAACCTTGAGATCTCAGACTTCATGCCAGTGACACAAGTAAAAACATCTTGAGCTTCATCCTCAGCACCCCAGACTGACGTATGGTTCTGTCTTCGTTTCTTTCAGCTTTAACGTCTCCTAAACCGAACTTGATGGGTCTGCCCAGCACAACAGTTCCTTCCCCTGGCCTCCCCACATCTGGATTACCAAATAAACCGTCCTCAGCGTCGCTGAGCTCCCCAACCCCAGCACAAGCCACCATGGCGATGGCCCCTCAgcaacccccccaaccccagcagcagcagcagcagccacaggtgcagccgccgccgcccgcagcTCAGCCACCACCCGCACCACAGCTCCCACCgcaacagcagcaacagcaacgCAAGGACAAAGACAGCGAGAAggtaaaggagaaggaaagggcaCACAAAGGGAAAGGGGAGCCCCTTCCTGTCcccaagaa
This region includes:
- the ZFHX3 gene encoding zinc finger homeobox protein 3 isoform X3, which produces MRLGGGQLVSEELMNLGESFIQTNDPSLKLFQCAVCNKFTTDNLDMLGLHMNVERSLPEDEWKAVMGDSYQCKLCRYNTQLKANFQLHCKTDKHVQKYQLVAHIKEGGKANEWRLKCVAIGNPVHLKCNACDYYTNSLEKLRLHTVNSRHEASLKLYKHLQQHESGVEGESCYYHCVLCNYSTKAKLNLIQHVRSMKHQRSESLRKLQRLQKGLPEEDEDLGQIFTIRRCPSTDPEEAIEDVEGPSEAAADPEELAKDQESGGEKDQSKWTASSSQAEKELTDSPATSKRISFTGSSESPLSSKRPKTSEETKPEQMYQCPYCKYSNADVNRLRVHAMTQHSVQPMLRCPLCQDMLNNKIHLQLHLTHLHSVAPDCVEKLIMTVTTPEMVMPSSMFLPAAIPDRDGNSSLEEAGKQPETSEDLGKNILPSVSTEHSGDLKPSPADPGSVREDSGFLCWKKGCNQIFKTSATLQTHFNEVHAKRPQLPVSDRHVYKYRCNQCSLAFKTIEKLQLHSQYHVIRAATMCCLCQRSFRTFQALKKHLETSHLELSEADIQQLYGGLLANGDLLAMGDPTLAEDHTIIVEEDKEEESDLEDKQSPTGSDSGSVQEDSGSEPKRALPFRKGPNFTMEKFLDPSRPYKCTVCKESFTQKNILLVHYNSVSHLHKLKRALQESATGQPEPTSSPDNKPFKCNTCNVAYSQSSTLEIHMRSVLHQTKARAAKLEAASGSSNGTGNSSSVSLSSSTPSPVSTSGSTTFTTTNPSSAGITPSSNLLSQVPTESVGMPPLGNPIGANITSPSEPKEANRKKLADMIASRQQQQQQQQQQQQQQQQQQQQQQQQQAQTLAQAQAQVQAHLQQELQQQAALIQSQLFNPTLLPHFPMTTETLLQLQQQQHLLFPFYIPSAEFQLNPEVSLPVTSGALTLTGTGPGLLDDLKAQVQIPPQSHQQILQQQQQQSQLSLAQSHSALLQPSQHSEKKNKLIIKEKEKESQREKDSAEVGEGNLGPKESLPDALKAKEKKDLAPAGSSEPSMLPPRIASDARGNATKALLENFGFELVIQYNENKQKVQKKNGKTEQGENLEKLECDSCGKLFSNILILKSHQEHVHQNYFPFKQLERFAKQYREHYDKLYPLRPQTPEPPPPPPPPPPPPPLPAAPPQQASTPAIPASAPPITSPTIAPTQPSVPLTQLSMPMELPIFSPLMMQTMPLQTLPAQLPPQLGPVEPLPADLAQLYQHQLNPSLLQQQNKRPRTRITDDQLRVLRQYFDINNSPSEEQIKEMADKSGLPQKVIKHWFRNTLFKERQRNKDSPYNFSNPPITSLEELKIDSRPPSPEPQKQEYWGSKRSSRTRFTDYQLRVLQDFFDANAYPKDDEFEQLSNLLNLPTRVIVVWFQNARQKARKNYENQGEGKDGERRELTNDRYIRTSNLNYQCKKCSLVFQRIFDLIKHQKKLCYKDEDEEGQDDSQNEDSMDAMEILTPTSSSCSTPMPSQAYSAPAPSANTASSAFLQLTAEADELATFSSKTEASDEKPKQSEPPSAQPNQTQEKQGQPKAELQQQDQPEQKTSAAQQKLPQLTSPTSLPQPPPQAPPPQCPLPQSSPSPSQLSHLPLKPLHTSTPQQLANLPPQLIPYQCDQCKLAFPSFEHWQEHQQLHFLSAQNQFIHPQFLDRSLDMPFMLFDPSNPLLASQLLSGAIPQIPASSATSPSTPTSTMNTLKRKLEEKASASPGENDSGTGGEEPQRDKRLRTTITPEQLEILYQKYLLDSNPTRKMLDHIAHEVGLKKRVVQVWFQNTRARERKGQFRAVGPAQAHRRCPFCRALFKAKTALEAHIRSRHWHEAKRAGYNLTLSAMLLDCDGGLQMKGDIFDGASFSHLPPSSNDAQGVPLSPVSKTMELSPRTLLSPSSIKVEGIEDFESPSMSSVNLNFDQTKLDNDDCSSVNTAITDTTTGDEGNADNDSATGIATETKSSSAPNEGLTKAAMMAMSEYEDRLSSGLVSPAPSFYSKEYDNEGTVDYSETSSLADPCSPSPGASGSAGKSGDSGDRPGQKRFRTQMTNLQLKVLKSCFNDYRTPTMLECEVLGNDIGLPKRVVQVWFQNARAKEKKSKLSMAKHFGINQTSYEGPKTECTLCGIKYSARLSVRDHIFSQQHISKVKDTIGSQLDKEKEYFDPATVRQLMAQQELDRIKKANEVLGLAAQQQGMFDNAPLQALNLPTAYPALQGIPPVLLPGLNSPSLPGFTPSNTALTSPKPNLMGLPSTTVPSPGLPTSGLPNKPSSASLSSPTPAQATMAMAPQQPPQPQQQQQQPQVQPPPPAAQPPPAPQLPPQQQQQQRKDKDSEKVKEKERAHKGKGEPLPVPKKEKGDAPTAAAATISAPLPAMEYAVDPAQLQALQAALTSDPTALLTSQFLPYFVPGFSPYYAPQIPGALQSGYLQPMYGMEGLFPYSPALSQALMGLSPGSLLQQYQQYQQSLQEAIQQQQQRQLQQQQQQQKVQQQPKASQTPVPPGAASPDKDPAKESPKPEEQKNAPREVSPLLPKLPEEPEAESKSADSLYDPFIVPKVQYKLVCRKCQAGFGDEEAARSHLKSLCFFGQSVVNLQEMVLHVPTGGGGGGGGGVGGGGGGGGGGGSYHCLACESALCGEEALSQHLESALHKHRTITRAARNAKEHPSLLPHSACFPDPSTASTSQSAAHSNDSPPPPSAAAPSSSSASPHASRKSWPQVVSRASAAKPPSFPPLSSSSTVTSSSCSTSGVQPSMPTDDYSEESDTDLSQKSDGPASPVEGPKDPSCPKDSGLTSVGTDTFRL